The following nucleotide sequence is from Phocoena sinus isolate mPhoSin1 chromosome 14, mPhoSin1.pri, whole genome shotgun sequence.
CTTGGCTGAGGTGGGTTTGCCCAGGACCTCAGAAGTTCAGCCTGTGAGGGTCGAGCTATGTCCGAGTTGGGGCCTCCTGTTCGGTCTTGGCGCGGGGGCCTGGGCCGGGTCAGTTCTCTGCCTTCGGAGCAGCCCTGGGACCCCGCATGTCTTCATCTAAAGATGACGTGGGGCGCGTGGGTTGGGGGCTGCGCTGGGCAGGGCTGTGACTCCCAGGCTGCAGAATGTTTGCTCTCCCCCTGCCTGTGATCTGCAGAGGCTGGGCGTCCTCTCAGGGAGCTGGGCGGTCGCGGACCAAAGTGCTGTTCCTCCCGAGAGAGATGGGAAGGCGGGGTGGCCGGTTTCCCTGAGGTCGCCCTGGTGCCCCTCTTCAGAGGAGGCAGGTATGGGGGACCCTGAGACGGGGGCTGGGGACGACGACGAGGACAGAGCCGGAGCAGGCCAGATGCTGGGGTCTCACCGCTGCGCCTCTCCCGCCTTCCTGCGCCCTCATCCCTCAGATGCTACTTTGTCATCTGAAAGGAAAATGGGTCAGGTCCCAGCGAGGGAGGGGCCGCCGGGGCCGCAGACAGGCCGACGCTGGGCGCCCGCCTGGAGCGCGGGGCTCAGATTCCCGCTTGTGCTCCTGGGTTCAGAGGCGCCGGGTCCCCTCCCTGCTGGGAGCAGGCAGGCAGCCAGGCCAGGGACAGAACGGGCCGAGGGCGGGGCCAGTGCGCAGGCCGAGCAGGTGTGTGATCGGTGCCTGTCTCTGCAACAGCCCTGATCCGTTGGACTGGACCTAGCCAGGGAGCGGTCCCCCAGCCGCAGCCGCCGGGGCGAGGAGCGGTGACAGCGCAGGAGCtcgggggggaagggaggaacgAGGAGAGACAAAGGGAGCGAGCCTGGCACTGCCTCCCTGCGCCGCCCACCATGTGTCAGTCAGAGGCACGGCGAGGACCAGAGCTCCGCCCGGCAAAATGGTGAGATGCTGCGGGTCACGGCTGCGTCCTAACCTGGCCTCGCCCTGCCTTGACCTCCGAAAGGTCAGAGTTCACGTCCAGCGGCCCTGTGGTGGAGGTGGTGGCGGCGGCAGGGGGCTGGGGTACCAGCCCCCGCGGCTGGAGGGGCCCGGCCTGGGGGACCTGAGTCGGAGAGCCCGTTTCAGGTACTGGGGGGCCAGCAGGCTGGTGGGCCAGTGTCTGCGCTGCGCCCCCACCCCGCTGCAGCGCAGCTCCTCCGAGATTGGTCCCTGTACTTCTGCAGAGAGCAAGGTGGATGGGGGGAGCCCAGGGGAGAGCAGTGATGTGTCAGGCTTTGCTTGGCCCCTACCCACTTGCCAGACCTTTTTAAagctggagggggtgggatgggagagaCAGTGGACACAGGGGGTCTGGTGAGCAGTGGAGAAGCAGCGCCTCCCAGGGCCACCATTGAGCTGCAGGGCCTGGCCTTCGGCTcagttctccatttttttctgcttttcataTCAGCTGAGGTGCCTCTTTGTTCCTTGGTTTGTTGAGCAATTGGGGGCAGAGGACAGAGCTGCTCTGAGAGCACACAGGCACAGATGGAGCCTTATTCTCCAGTTGAACGCAGTGTTtctgtagatgaggaaaccaaagccccGGGACATTCTCAGAGTGGGTAGCAGTGTGGTCTTGTGATGGCCACACTGGGGCCTCAGGAGCACTTTCTAGGTCCTAGGCATGTGGCAAGGTGACTTGGGCCTCAGTGTCATGCCTCAGGAGGGCCAGGGTTCCGGTGGAAAGGCTCATCCCAGAGTCTGGCTCCCTCGAGGCTGAGCCTGGCTTAATGCGCTGAATTTGAGCTGGTGGGGTCTGGGGAAGGCCCGCCTACCTTTATTGGAAGGAGGAGGGGCCTGGGTCAGGTGTATGTGGCCCCAGCAGACCTGGAAGGTGGCCTGAGGGTTGGCGGGGAGCTTATCCCCACCAACCTCTGGATCGTTTTGGAGAACCTGACCTGATACAGAAAGAGCACGGGGATGGATGGAGCAGTAGCGtgagtgcgtgcgtgtgtgtgtgtctctgtgtgtgtgtgtgtgtacacgcgcACTAGTGcttgtgcatgtttgtgtgtttctTCGTGATCTTGTCAGGCCCCTCAAATGAGGAAATAAGATGCTTGGAGCCATGAAGAGATTTTCCCAGACCCTGCGCTGCCAGGGGCTAAGGGGGATCAGACTAGCTCTCCTTGGAGTCTGTGTGGGCAGAGCTGGCCCCAGGCCGGTAGGGGGCCGCAAGGCAGGTTCTGCACCATCTTCTTGGTGCACTCAGCCCCAAGGTCCTCTCCGGGGTCCCTGCCAGGTTCAGAAGCTACTCCATCTGAGAGGCGCCTCACCCTGTGTGTCTCAGCTGACAGGCAGGTGGGGAGACTGGGAAGTGAGTCTGCCGACCAGAGGCAGCCAAGCCCCCACCTCAGAGTGGGGTTGGGATGAAGGAGTTTGGCCGGTGCTGCCCGACTCCATCGAGAGGCGAACCTGCTGAGGGTGAGGTGGGGCCCCCAGTCCTCCACTGACCCTGGCTGTGTGCGGACATGTGCCCTGCAGGTTGTACTTCCCCCAGCTGGCCCTGAGGCGAAGGCTGGGACAGCTGAGCTGCATGTCCAAACCCGCCCTGAAACTGCGCTCCTGGCCCCTGACGGTCCTCTACTACCTCCTGCCCCTTGGCGCCCTCAGGCCACTCAGCCGGGTGGGATGGAGACCTGTGAGCAGGGTAAGTGTGCAGGGGCTGCTGGCCTGGCCTCCCCCCAGGCAGGCCTGAGGTTGGGGCCCAGGAGACCGAGGAGGAGAAGACATTTGTCAGATCAGAGGTGGTGCTGTGGGGCCTGAGCGCTCCAACAGGGTCACATTGGAAGGCGAGCCTGTGGAGAGGGTGGGCTGCAGACAGGTGACTGTAATGGCCCACCGTCCACTGCCTGCTGTCTCTGCCTGCATTTCTGCCATGTGGGGACTCTGCTTCTGGAAAGAACCCACATTGGGCATTCAGAAAATGGTGCCTGAAAAGAGCTTAGGGGTGATTTTGAGAAGAATCCAAATTAATTTCTGGACGCCAGAGGGTGGTTCAGGGAGGCTGGAGCCTGTGTGGGCCCCTTTGGGTGAGGATGCCTTTGAGGACCCAGGAGCCCCAGGCAGGGCTGCGTGAGGGAACGGCCTGGCTGCGCCTGGCTCTCAGGCAAGCTGGCCCCAAGGAAGAAACCCTGCTCCCAGGCCCTTGGACAGCGCAGGTGGGCGTTGCCAGGGCTTGAAAGCTCAGGGGCACCTCTGGGCATTAGGCCTGGGGTCATAGGGCAGCCCTGGGCTGCCCCCGCAGATGGGCGTCAGCTGGGAGTGCTGGGAGCCGCTAACTTATTGCCTCTTTAAAGGTGTTTAAAgttggagtggaattgcttttATGCTTTGGGGACTTGGTGTCTTGGTTGTGTTCAGCAAGCAGCAGCCACCAATTAGAAGCACGTCCCACTATGGCAGAGGCACTTGAGGTTTAAGAGGCTGCCCCTTCTGGGTCATCTGGCCCTGAGTTTGGCAGGAGGGTCTGACTGAGAGGCCGagtcccctctgcctcctggaGGAGCACCAGGTGGGGACAGCTGTGTGGACAGGTGGGCTCAGCGGGCATGTCCAGGCCCTCGGAGCGCAGGTGTCAGTGGTCAACCCATCTGCATGAGAGTCCCCAACCTCAGGGTGAGGGGCGATGAGCACATGCGCTTTGGGCTGTGGACTTGCCCACGCACCAGAGGCCTCTCCTTTCTGTGCTGGTCTGGGACTCGGGCAGTAGTGCCCGCGCCACAGCCTGTGTGACTGTGTCAGATCTgtttgcccctccccacctcaagaAGTGAGGCTGTGTTGGCCAGTCTCCCCGGGGACTGGGGAGGGAGTCGGGTAGCTGCTGTGGGAAGTCTGCAGGAAATGGCTGACAGCTGAGCTGTAAGTCACTGTGTCACAGGCCTGGCCAGTACTGTGTGTGAGAGATGAGAGATTTGGAAGCTCAGTCTGGTTCCTGGTGAGAGACAACCATGTCACAAAGCCCTCGTGGGGACAAGCTGCTCAGGCCTCGGGAGGTGGCCcccatggggaggggagagggtacCGGCtgatggggaggagggggttggggggtgagCACACGGTGTGGCTGACTCACCCACCTGCCCGCGGCCTGCAGGTGGCCCTGTACAAGTCGGTGCCGACGCGCTTGCTATCGCGGGCTTGGGGCCGCCTCAACCAAGTGGAGCTGCCGCACTGGTTGCGCAGGCCCGTCTACAGCCTGTACATCTGGACTTTCGGGGTTAACATGAAGGAGGCCGCCGTGGAGGACCTGCACCACTACCGCAACCTCAGCGAGTTCTTCCGGCGCAAGCTGAAGCCACAGGCCCGGCCAGTGTGCGGCCTGCACAGCGTGGTGAGGCCCCAACCCCACCTTCTACTCCTGCCTCCGTACAGGCAGCTCTTGGCTGTGCCTTTAGGAAGAGGTGGCCTGGTGGGCACTCCTCCCAGGCCAAACCCCAAGAAGGAGgtggccctgccctctgccccctcccctcccccacagcgAGCCTCTCCTGGCCCTTCCAGATCAGTCCATCGGATGGGAAGATCCTCAACTTCGGGCAGGTGAAGAACTGCGAGGTGGAGCAGGTGAAGGGGGTCACCTACTCACTGGAGTCTTTCCTGGGCCCTCGCATCCCCACAGAGGACCTGCCCTTCCCACCAGGTGGGTTCCGGCCTGGTGGTGGCCAGGCAGCTGTGCTGTGGCGTGGCTGCGCTGGATGTCAGAGGGtagagggtggggatgggagtgggtCCGGGAGGGAGGCCTGTGGACCAGTAGTTACTCTGCCCGCAGCTTCAGGCCTCCCTGGAGCCAGTGTCCAGGCTGCACGCAGGCTCTGTGTTGGGT
It contains:
- the PISD gene encoding phosphatidylserine decarboxylase proenzyme, mitochondrial isoform X1, translating into MAASVGLSCLRLLRGVAPWRSRRHHCEDIALSHFLQSLRKLPLRTFSTTLIRWTGPSQGAVPQPQPPGRGAVTAQELGGEGRNEERQRERAWHCLPAPPTMCQSEARRGPELRPAKWLYFPQLALRRRLGQLSCMSKPALKLRSWPLTVLYYLLPLGALRPLSRVGWRPVSRVALYKSVPTRLLSRAWGRLNQVELPHWLRRPVYSLYIWTFGVNMKEAAVEDLHHYRNLSEFFRRKLKPQARPVCGLHSVISPSDGKILNFGQVKNCEVEQVKGVTYSLESFLGPRIPTEDLPFPPATSCGSFRSQLVTREGNELYHCVIYLAPGDYHCFHSPTDWTVSHRRHFPGSLMSVNPGMARWIKELFCHNERVVLTGDWKHGFFSLTAVGATNVGSIRIYFDQDLHTNSPRYSKGSYNDFSFVTHMNKEGIPMRKGEHLGEFNLGSTIVLIFEAPKDFNFKLKAGQKIRFGEALGSL
- the PISD gene encoding phosphatidylserine decarboxylase proenzyme, mitochondrial isoform X5, with the translated sequence MCQSEARRGPELRPAKWLYFPQLALRRRLGQLSCMSKPALKLRSWPLTVLYYLLPLGALRPLSRVGWRPVSRVALYKSVPTRLLSRAWGRLNQVELPHWLRRPVYSLYIWTFGVNMKEAAVEDLHHYRNLSEFFRRKLKPQARPVCGLHSVISPSDGKILNFGQVKNCEVEQVKGVTYSLESFLGPRIPTEDLPFPPATSCGSFRSQLVTREGNELYHCVIYLAPGDYHCFHSPTDWTVSHRRHFPGSLMSVNPGMARWIKELFCHNERVVLTGDWKHGFFSLTAVGATNVGSIRIYFDQDLHTNSPRYSKGSYNDFSFVTHMNKEGIPMRKGEHLGEFNLGSTIVLIFEAPKDFNFKLKAGQKIRFGEALGSL